A single window of Oncorhynchus keta strain PuntledgeMale-10-30-2019 chromosome 34, Oket_V2, whole genome shotgun sequence DNA harbors:
- the pbxip1b gene encoding pre-B-cell leukemia homeobox interacting protein 1b isoform X1 — protein MHSINLAERGSYTIAICKENIAFRGAGQSHEGAMSGSSGAANSSSWTVLTAEETVAETLRPVAEGTEHHEETPSHTAAEKPTGTPSHTAAEKPTGTPSHTAAEKPTESRPGEDAVSAEESHSVKLQQETQETQPERDKDYTPVVESPTHDLPFDPAPDSTPALDSTSASVAPLSSLLEVPAPTGLDSDTHSQSRSLPGNPAPPISDPDSFSDSYTHIRSSPDLEEPPALLLNTEPPEEVGLVQEAEGYIQDVHHHYEEGLGQEEEESDLSEVRAKTDSHLEGEVVGEEEEGVSGVRRRRGSLLAALERIGRKEEEEEEEDEFRIPQQREQEETGFSLNKCILGAVILLGLGTIFFSGVFMDLDDEGDYDARDLRETEVVGKQEWLNPEVPLPPPVEVDSTDQLNKLAKEDPRIAVLQAQLLAQKEEIKVAQKEAEDGGKERKKREEVEKEHGRMKREMMSLPVLQKENERMKRELESVPVLQKDLETLRATVTELKHSTAKDAAPSPVSASVQPPSGQAGDDSQNTAGTMEREGKKPGKGVKKELKEEETDWNKGGKTDWNKGGKTDWNKGGKTDWNKGGKTDWNKGGKTDWNKGGKTDWNKGGKTDWNKGGKTDWNKGGKTDCNKGGKTDCNKGGKTDCNKGGKTDCNKGGKKDWNKGGKTDWNKGGKKDYKVEKEWRSGKYDQEKEGKEWKKKEDKKGEWKKDKSSRGDEGKPWKDRGNKMEWKEKREKKDWKVEKDWKKETPERWSDSKEWKKGKDERKGKETNQKKGWNEGRDEWKGEKDDYKDLGKGWKERGEKKEWKGEKDWTKKDISKEWKSKDNRRENEWSDGNRKMEGVKEERNGGNWKKDRGNDQYEKDHHHHYSKEGQKERERRRREKGPPQTHRRPPLEQPDYWSHQRERLQHKPNPQTHCSSVEACAQEEGLLPVTMPEFEALLLGYLVKAERVGVEASKREELSKLTKEFFSDGVFVHDQMSFKDFVEDVDDILEDMVEDEEVEEEMDNFEEEAMNRFSVPGGGEREKWKKDSGRGRV, from the exons GTGCTGGTCAGAGCCACGAGGGGGCAATGTCTGGCAGCAGTGGTGCTGCCAACAGCAGTAGCTGGACTGTCCTCACAGCTGAG GAGACTGTTGCTGAGACACTGAGGCCTGTAGCGGAGGGAACAGAACACCATGAAGAAacacccagtcatactgctgcagagaaacctacaggtacacccagtcatactgccgcagagaaacctacaggtacacccagtcatactgctgcagagaaacctacag agAGTAGGCCTGGGGAGGATGCCGTGTCTGCTGAAGAGTCTCACTCTGTGAAGCTACAGCAG GAGACCCAGGAAACACAACCAGAGAGGGACAAGGATTACACCCCTGTTGTAGAGAGTCCCACCCATGACCTTCCTTTTGACCCTGCCCCTGACTCCACCCCTGCCCTCGACTCCACCTCTGCTAGTGTTGCTCCTCTGAGCTCTCTGTTAGAAGTCCCCGCCCCCACAGGGCTTGACTCAGATACACACAGCCAATCCAGAAGCCTCCCTGGGAACCCAGCCCCTCCCATCTCTGACCCTGATTCGTTCTCTGACTCCTACACCCACATTCGCTCCTCCCCCGACCTTGAAGAGCCCCCAGCCTTGCTGCTCAACACTGAGCCACCGGAAGAGGTGGGGCTTGTACAGGAAGCGGAGGGGTATATACAGGATGTGCATCATCATTATGAGGAGGGGCTtgggcaggaagaggaggagtctgATCTGTCTGAGGTCAGGGCCAAGACAG ACTCTCATCTGGAAGGGGAagtggtgggggaggaggaggaaggggtgtcaggggtgaggaggaggcgGGGGTCTCTCCTGGCAGCTCTGGAGCGGAtcgggaggaaggaggaggaagaggaggaggaggatgagttCCGGATTCCGCAGCAGAGGGAGCAAGAGGAGACTGGTTTCTCTCTCAACAAGTGCATCCTAGGAGCTGTCATACTGCTGGGCCTCGGAACCATCTTcttctcag GTGTCTTCATGGACCTGGATgatg AGGGGGACTATGATGCCAGGGACCTGAGAGAAACAGAGGTGGTGGGAAAACAG GAATGGCTGAATCCTGAGGTTCCTCTTCCACCACCTGTAGAAGTTGACAGTACAGACCAACTGAATAAACTGGCTAAAGAAGACCCacggatagctgtactgcaagcccaacTCCTG gcACAGAAAGAGGAGATAAAAGTAGCACAGAAGGAGgcggaggatggagggaaggagagaaagaagagggaggaggtggagaaggagcacggtaggatgaagagagagatgatgtCGCTCCCTGTCCTTCAGAAGGAGAacgagaggatgaagagagagctGGAGTCTGTTCCTGTCTTACAGAAGGATCTAGAGACACTCAGAGCCACAGTGACTGAACTaaaacacagcacag CCAAGGATGCAGCTCCATCTCCAgtctctgcctctgtccagcCCCCCTCTGGCCAAGCTGGGGATGACAGCCAGAACACAGCAGGAACGATGGAGAGGGAGGGCAAGAAACCAGGGAAGGGAGTGAAAAAAGAGTTGAAGGAAGAGGAGACTGATTGGaataagggagggaagactgattggaataagggagggaagactgattggaataagggagggaagactgattggaataagggagggaagactgattggaataagggagggaagactgattggaataagggagggaagactgattggaataagggagggaagactgatTGGAATAAGGGAGGGAAGACGGATTGGAATAAGGGAGGGAAGACGGATTGTAATAAGGGAGGGAAGACGGATTGTAATAAGGGAGGGAAGACGGATTGTAATAAGGGAGGGAAGACGGATTGTAATAAGGGAGGGAAGAAGGATTGGaataagggagggaagactgatTGGAATAAGGGAGGGAAGAAGGATTATAAGGTTGAAAAAGAGTGGAGAAGTGGAAAATATGACCAGGAGAAAGAAGGAAAAGAGTGGAAGAAGAAAGAAGACAAGAAGGGAGAATGGAAGAAAGATAAATCTAGCAGAGGGGATGAGGGCAAACCATGGAAAGACAGAGGAAACAAGATGGAatggaaggagaagagggagaaaaaagACTGGAAGGTGGAGAAAGATTGGAAAAAGGAAACACCTGAAAGATGGAGTGATAGCAAGGAGTGGAAGAAAGGCAAGGATGAGCGGAAGGGAAAAGAGACCAATCAAAAGAAAGGTTGGAATGAGGGCAGGGATgagtggaagggagagaaggatgacTATAAGGACCTTGGCaaaggatggaaggagagaggagagaaaaaggagtggaagggagagaaagattgGACAAAGAAAGACATCAGTAAAGAGTGGAAGAGTAAGGACAACAGGAGAGAAAATGAGTGGTCTGATGGAAATAGAAAGATGgaaggagtgaaggaggagagaaacggTGGGAACTGGAAAAAGGACAGAGGGAATGACCAGTACGAGaaggaccaccaccaccactactctaaggaagggcagaaagagagagagaggagaaggagagaaaagggccCTCCCCAAACTCACCGAAGACCCCCCCTTGAGCAACCTGACTACTGGAGCCACCAGAGAGAACGACTGCAGCACAAACCCAACCCTCAAACCCACTGCAGTTCAGTGGAGGCCTGCGCCCAGGAAGAGGGGCTGCTCCCTGTCACCATGCCAGAGTTTGAGGCCCTGCTCCTGGGTTACTTGGTCAAGGCAGAGAGGGTGGGGGTGGAGGCCTCCAAGAGGGAGGAGCTCAGTAAGCTAACCAAGGAGTTCTTCAGTGACGGAGTGTTCGTTCACGACCAGATGAGCTTCAAGGACTTTGTGGAGGATGTGGATGACATCTTAGAGGATAtggtggaggatgaggaggtagaggaggagatggataACTTTGAGGAAGAGGCAATGAACAGGTTTTCAGTtccagggggaggagagagggagaagtggaaGAAGGATAGTGGGAGAGGACGGGTGTGA
- the pbxip1b gene encoding pre-B-cell leukemia homeobox interacting protein 1b isoform X3, giving the protein MHSINLAERGSYTIAICKENIAFRGAGQSHEGAMSGSSGAANSSSWTVLTAEETVAETLRPVAEGTEHHEETPSHTAAEKPTESRPGEDAVSAEESHSVKLQQETQETQPERDKDYTPVVESPTHDLPFDPAPDSTPALDSTSASVAPLSSLLEVPAPTGLDSDTHSQSRSLPGNPAPPISDPDSFSDSYTHIRSSPDLEEPPALLLNTEPPEEVGLVQEAEGYIQDVHHHYEEGLGQEEEESDLSEVRAKTDSHLEGEVVGEEEEGVSGVRRRRGSLLAALERIGRKEEEEEEEDEFRIPQQREQEETGFSLNKCILGAVILLGLGTIFFSGVFMDLDDEGDYDARDLRETEVVGKQEWLNPEVPLPPPVEVDSTDQLNKLAKEDPRIAVLQAQLLAQKEEIKVAQKEAEDGGKERKKREEVEKEHGRMKREMMSLPVLQKENERMKRELESVPVLQKDLETLRATVTELKHSTAKDAAPSPVSASVQPPSGQAGDDSQNTAGTMEREGKKPGKGVKKELKEEETDWNKGGKTDWNKGGKTDWNKGGKTDWNKGGKTDWNKGGKTDWNKGGKTDWNKGGKTDWNKGGKTDWNKGGKTDCNKGGKTDCNKGGKTDCNKGGKTDCNKGGKKDWNKGGKTDWNKGGKKDYKVEKEWRSGKYDQEKEGKEWKKKEDKKGEWKKDKSSRGDEGKPWKDRGNKMEWKEKREKKDWKVEKDWKKETPERWSDSKEWKKGKDERKGKETNQKKGWNEGRDEWKGEKDDYKDLGKGWKERGEKKEWKGEKDWTKKDISKEWKSKDNRRENEWSDGNRKMEGVKEERNGGNWKKDRGNDQYEKDHHHHYSKEGQKERERRRREKGPPQTHRRPPLEQPDYWSHQRERLQHKPNPQTHCSSVEACAQEEGLLPVTMPEFEALLLGYLVKAERVGVEASKREELSKLTKEFFSDGVFVHDQMSFKDFVEDVDDILEDMVEDEEVEEEMDNFEEEAMNRFSVPGGGEREKWKKDSGRGRV; this is encoded by the exons GTGCTGGTCAGAGCCACGAGGGGGCAATGTCTGGCAGCAGTGGTGCTGCCAACAGCAGTAGCTGGACTGTCCTCACAGCTGAG GAGACTGTTGCTGAGACACTGAGGCCTGTAGCGGAGGGAACAGAACACCATGAAGAAacacccagtcatactgctgcagagaaacctacag agAGTAGGCCTGGGGAGGATGCCGTGTCTGCTGAAGAGTCTCACTCTGTGAAGCTACAGCAG GAGACCCAGGAAACACAACCAGAGAGGGACAAGGATTACACCCCTGTTGTAGAGAGTCCCACCCATGACCTTCCTTTTGACCCTGCCCCTGACTCCACCCCTGCCCTCGACTCCACCTCTGCTAGTGTTGCTCCTCTGAGCTCTCTGTTAGAAGTCCCCGCCCCCACAGGGCTTGACTCAGATACACACAGCCAATCCAGAAGCCTCCCTGGGAACCCAGCCCCTCCCATCTCTGACCCTGATTCGTTCTCTGACTCCTACACCCACATTCGCTCCTCCCCCGACCTTGAAGAGCCCCCAGCCTTGCTGCTCAACACTGAGCCACCGGAAGAGGTGGGGCTTGTACAGGAAGCGGAGGGGTATATACAGGATGTGCATCATCATTATGAGGAGGGGCTtgggcaggaagaggaggagtctgATCTGTCTGAGGTCAGGGCCAAGACAG ACTCTCATCTGGAAGGGGAagtggtgggggaggaggaggaaggggtgtcaggggtgaggaggaggcgGGGGTCTCTCCTGGCAGCTCTGGAGCGGAtcgggaggaaggaggaggaagaggaggaggaggatgagttCCGGATTCCGCAGCAGAGGGAGCAAGAGGAGACTGGTTTCTCTCTCAACAAGTGCATCCTAGGAGCTGTCATACTGCTGGGCCTCGGAACCATCTTcttctcag GTGTCTTCATGGACCTGGATgatg AGGGGGACTATGATGCCAGGGACCTGAGAGAAACAGAGGTGGTGGGAAAACAG GAATGGCTGAATCCTGAGGTTCCTCTTCCACCACCTGTAGAAGTTGACAGTACAGACCAACTGAATAAACTGGCTAAAGAAGACCCacggatagctgtactgcaagcccaacTCCTG gcACAGAAAGAGGAGATAAAAGTAGCACAGAAGGAGgcggaggatggagggaaggagagaaagaagagggaggaggtggagaaggagcacggtaggatgaagagagagatgatgtCGCTCCCTGTCCTTCAGAAGGAGAacgagaggatgaagagagagctGGAGTCTGTTCCTGTCTTACAGAAGGATCTAGAGACACTCAGAGCCACAGTGACTGAACTaaaacacagcacag CCAAGGATGCAGCTCCATCTCCAgtctctgcctctgtccagcCCCCCTCTGGCCAAGCTGGGGATGACAGCCAGAACACAGCAGGAACGATGGAGAGGGAGGGCAAGAAACCAGGGAAGGGAGTGAAAAAAGAGTTGAAGGAAGAGGAGACTGATTGGaataagggagggaagactgattggaataagggagggaagactgattggaataagggagggaagactgattggaataagggagggaagactgattggaataagggagggaagactgattggaataagggagggaagactgattggaataagggagggaagactgatTGGAATAAGGGAGGGAAGACGGATTGGAATAAGGGAGGGAAGACGGATTGTAATAAGGGAGGGAAGACGGATTGTAATAAGGGAGGGAAGACGGATTGTAATAAGGGAGGGAAGACGGATTGTAATAAGGGAGGGAAGAAGGATTGGaataagggagggaagactgatTGGAATAAGGGAGGGAAGAAGGATTATAAGGTTGAAAAAGAGTGGAGAAGTGGAAAATATGACCAGGAGAAAGAAGGAAAAGAGTGGAAGAAGAAAGAAGACAAGAAGGGAGAATGGAAGAAAGATAAATCTAGCAGAGGGGATGAGGGCAAACCATGGAAAGACAGAGGAAACAAGATGGAatggaaggagaagagggagaaaaaagACTGGAAGGTGGAGAAAGATTGGAAAAAGGAAACACCTGAAAGATGGAGTGATAGCAAGGAGTGGAAGAAAGGCAAGGATGAGCGGAAGGGAAAAGAGACCAATCAAAAGAAAGGTTGGAATGAGGGCAGGGATgagtggaagggagagaaggatgacTATAAGGACCTTGGCaaaggatggaaggagagaggagagaaaaaggagtggaagggagagaaagattgGACAAAGAAAGACATCAGTAAAGAGTGGAAGAGTAAGGACAACAGGAGAGAAAATGAGTGGTCTGATGGAAATAGAAAGATGgaaggagtgaaggaggagagaaacggTGGGAACTGGAAAAAGGACAGAGGGAATGACCAGTACGAGaaggaccaccaccaccactactctaaggaagggcagaaagagagagagaggagaaggagagaaaagggccCTCCCCAAACTCACCGAAGACCCCCCCTTGAGCAACCTGACTACTGGAGCCACCAGAGAGAACGACTGCAGCACAAACCCAACCCTCAAACCCACTGCAGTTCAGTGGAGGCCTGCGCCCAGGAAGAGGGGCTGCTCCCTGTCACCATGCCAGAGTTTGAGGCCCTGCTCCTGGGTTACTTGGTCAAGGCAGAGAGGGTGGGGGTGGAGGCCTCCAAGAGGGAGGAGCTCAGTAAGCTAACCAAGGAGTTCTTCAGTGACGGAGTGTTCGTTCACGACCAGATGAGCTTCAAGGACTTTGTGGAGGATGTGGATGACATCTTAGAGGATAtggtggaggatgaggaggtagaggaggagatggataACTTTGAGGAAGAGGCAATGAACAGGTTTTCAGTtccagggggaggagagagggagaagtggaaGAAGGATAGTGGGAGAGGACGGGTGTGA
- the pbxip1b gene encoding pre-B-cell leukemia homeobox interacting protein 1b isoform X2 — MHSINLAERGSYTIAICKENIAFRGAGQSHEGAMSGSSGAANSSSWTVLTAEETVAETLRPVAEGTEHHEETPSHTAAEKPTGTPSHTAAEKPTGTPSHTAAEKPTESRPGEDAVSAEESHSVKLQQETQETQPERDKDYTPVVESPTHDLPFDPAPDSTPALDSTSASVAPLSSLLEVPAPTGLDSDTHSQSRSLPGNPAPPISDPDSFSDSYTHIRSSPDLEEPPALLLNTEPPEEVGLVQEAEGYIQDVHHHYEEGLGQEEEESDLSEVRAKTDSHLEGEVVGEEEEGVSGVRRRRGSLLAALERIGRKEEEEEEEDEFRIPQQREQEETGFSLNKCILGAVILLGLGTIFFSEGDYDARDLRETEVVGKQEWLNPEVPLPPPVEVDSTDQLNKLAKEDPRIAVLQAQLLAQKEEIKVAQKEAEDGGKERKKREEVEKEHGRMKREMMSLPVLQKENERMKRELESVPVLQKDLETLRATVTELKHSTAKDAAPSPVSASVQPPSGQAGDDSQNTAGTMEREGKKPGKGVKKELKEEETDWNKGGKTDWNKGGKTDWNKGGKTDWNKGGKTDWNKGGKTDWNKGGKTDWNKGGKTDWNKGGKTDWNKGGKTDCNKGGKTDCNKGGKTDCNKGGKTDCNKGGKKDWNKGGKTDWNKGGKKDYKVEKEWRSGKYDQEKEGKEWKKKEDKKGEWKKDKSSRGDEGKPWKDRGNKMEWKEKREKKDWKVEKDWKKETPERWSDSKEWKKGKDERKGKETNQKKGWNEGRDEWKGEKDDYKDLGKGWKERGEKKEWKGEKDWTKKDISKEWKSKDNRRENEWSDGNRKMEGVKEERNGGNWKKDRGNDQYEKDHHHHYSKEGQKERERRRREKGPPQTHRRPPLEQPDYWSHQRERLQHKPNPQTHCSSVEACAQEEGLLPVTMPEFEALLLGYLVKAERVGVEASKREELSKLTKEFFSDGVFVHDQMSFKDFVEDVDDILEDMVEDEEVEEEMDNFEEEAMNRFSVPGGGEREKWKKDSGRGRV; from the exons GTGCTGGTCAGAGCCACGAGGGGGCAATGTCTGGCAGCAGTGGTGCTGCCAACAGCAGTAGCTGGACTGTCCTCACAGCTGAG GAGACTGTTGCTGAGACACTGAGGCCTGTAGCGGAGGGAACAGAACACCATGAAGAAacacccagtcatactgctgcagagaaacctacaggtacacccagtcatactgccgcagagaaacctacaggtacacccagtcatactgctgcagagaaacctacag agAGTAGGCCTGGGGAGGATGCCGTGTCTGCTGAAGAGTCTCACTCTGTGAAGCTACAGCAG GAGACCCAGGAAACACAACCAGAGAGGGACAAGGATTACACCCCTGTTGTAGAGAGTCCCACCCATGACCTTCCTTTTGACCCTGCCCCTGACTCCACCCCTGCCCTCGACTCCACCTCTGCTAGTGTTGCTCCTCTGAGCTCTCTGTTAGAAGTCCCCGCCCCCACAGGGCTTGACTCAGATACACACAGCCAATCCAGAAGCCTCCCTGGGAACCCAGCCCCTCCCATCTCTGACCCTGATTCGTTCTCTGACTCCTACACCCACATTCGCTCCTCCCCCGACCTTGAAGAGCCCCCAGCCTTGCTGCTCAACACTGAGCCACCGGAAGAGGTGGGGCTTGTACAGGAAGCGGAGGGGTATATACAGGATGTGCATCATCATTATGAGGAGGGGCTtgggcaggaagaggaggagtctgATCTGTCTGAGGTCAGGGCCAAGACAG ACTCTCATCTGGAAGGGGAagtggtgggggaggaggaggaaggggtgtcaggggtgaggaggaggcgGGGGTCTCTCCTGGCAGCTCTGGAGCGGAtcgggaggaaggaggaggaagaggaggaggaggatgagttCCGGATTCCGCAGCAGAGGGAGCAAGAGGAGACTGGTTTCTCTCTCAACAAGTGCATCCTAGGAGCTGTCATACTGCTGGGCCTCGGAACCATCTTcttctcag AGGGGGACTATGATGCCAGGGACCTGAGAGAAACAGAGGTGGTGGGAAAACAG GAATGGCTGAATCCTGAGGTTCCTCTTCCACCACCTGTAGAAGTTGACAGTACAGACCAACTGAATAAACTGGCTAAAGAAGACCCacggatagctgtactgcaagcccaacTCCTG gcACAGAAAGAGGAGATAAAAGTAGCACAGAAGGAGgcggaggatggagggaaggagagaaagaagagggaggaggtggagaaggagcacggtaggatgaagagagagatgatgtCGCTCCCTGTCCTTCAGAAGGAGAacgagaggatgaagagagagctGGAGTCTGTTCCTGTCTTACAGAAGGATCTAGAGACACTCAGAGCCACAGTGACTGAACTaaaacacagcacag CCAAGGATGCAGCTCCATCTCCAgtctctgcctctgtccagcCCCCCTCTGGCCAAGCTGGGGATGACAGCCAGAACACAGCAGGAACGATGGAGAGGGAGGGCAAGAAACCAGGGAAGGGAGTGAAAAAAGAGTTGAAGGAAGAGGAGACTGATTGGaataagggagggaagactgattggaataagggagggaagactgattggaataagggagggaagactgattggaataagggagggaagactgattggaataagggagggaagactgattggaataagggagggaagactgattggaataagggagggaagactgatTGGAATAAGGGAGGGAAGACGGATTGGAATAAGGGAGGGAAGACGGATTGTAATAAGGGAGGGAAGACGGATTGTAATAAGGGAGGGAAGACGGATTGTAATAAGGGAGGGAAGACGGATTGTAATAAGGGAGGGAAGAAGGATTGGaataagggagggaagactgatTGGAATAAGGGAGGGAAGAAGGATTATAAGGTTGAAAAAGAGTGGAGAAGTGGAAAATATGACCAGGAGAAAGAAGGAAAAGAGTGGAAGAAGAAAGAAGACAAGAAGGGAGAATGGAAGAAAGATAAATCTAGCAGAGGGGATGAGGGCAAACCATGGAAAGACAGAGGAAACAAGATGGAatggaaggagaagagggagaaaaaagACTGGAAGGTGGAGAAAGATTGGAAAAAGGAAACACCTGAAAGATGGAGTGATAGCAAGGAGTGGAAGAAAGGCAAGGATGAGCGGAAGGGAAAAGAGACCAATCAAAAGAAAGGTTGGAATGAGGGCAGGGATgagtggaagggagagaaggatgacTATAAGGACCTTGGCaaaggatggaaggagagaggagagaaaaaggagtggaagggagagaaagattgGACAAAGAAAGACATCAGTAAAGAGTGGAAGAGTAAGGACAACAGGAGAGAAAATGAGTGGTCTGATGGAAATAGAAAGATGgaaggagtgaaggaggagagaaacggTGGGAACTGGAAAAAGGACAGAGGGAATGACCAGTACGAGaaggaccaccaccaccactactctaaggaagggcagaaagagagagagaggagaaggagagaaaagggccCTCCCCAAACTCACCGAAGACCCCCCCTTGAGCAACCTGACTACTGGAGCCACCAGAGAGAACGACTGCAGCACAAACCCAACCCTCAAACCCACTGCAGTTCAGTGGAGGCCTGCGCCCAGGAAGAGGGGCTGCTCCCTGTCACCATGCCAGAGTTTGAGGCCCTGCTCCTGGGTTACTTGGTCAAGGCAGAGAGGGTGGGGGTGGAGGCCTCCAAGAGGGAGGAGCTCAGTAAGCTAACCAAGGAGTTCTTCAGTGACGGAGTGTTCGTTCACGACCAGATGAGCTTCAAGGACTTTGTGGAGGATGTGGATGACATCTTAGAGGATAtggtggaggatgaggaggtagaggaggagatggataACTTTGAGGAAGAGGCAATGAACAGGTTTTCAGTtccagggggaggagagagggagaagtggaaGAAGGATAGTGGGAGAGGACGGGTGTGA